The sequence below is a genomic window from Deltaproteobacteria bacterium.
CGGCAACTCCCGGGTATCAATCGGTTTGGGAATGTAGCCATCAAACCCCGAGGCCATAACCTTCTCCTGCTCTCCTTTCATGGCAAAAGAGGTCAGGGCAACAATTTTCAGATGCCGGGTCCGGGGATCATCCTTGATTCTTCGGCAGGCCTCAAATCCATTCATCACCGGCATCTGCAAGTCCATAAAGATCAAGTCCGGGAGATGTTCCCCGGCAGCCATAATCCCTTCCTTTCCATTCTCGGCTTCGATCACCAGATAGCCCCTGAATTCGAGAATATCCTTGACCAGAAGACGGTTTGAAGGATTGTCTTCAATCACTAATATCTTGGCGCTCATTTTTTCCCTCTTTTCCCTTAGGCCGCGATGAACAGCCGCCTGTGGCATTACCTTTCGTCTCCGATTTTTCGTTCAAGGGGTATTTCAAACCAAAACCTGCACCCCTTCCCTTCTCCTTCACTTGCGACCCGGATTCTCCCCCCATGGAGTTCCACCAAACGTTTGGTCAGGGCCAGACCCAATCCTGTGCCTTCGTGATTTTTACTATAAACCGATTCCAGTTGCGTAAATTCCTTAAAGAGCCTGGAGAGATCTTCTTTTTTGATGCCGATACCGTTGTCTTCGATGCTGATTTCGATGAAATCAATATCCGGTTCGATGTTTTTAGTATGGAGTCCGTAGACTCCTTTACTCCAAACCCCGGACTCCCCACTCCGAATTCGTTTCGCCGTCAGACGAACTGAGCCTCCATCCGGCGTAAATTTCACGGCATTGCTCAGGAGATTAAAGAGAATCTGTTTGAGTCTACGTTCATCGGCCTCGATCACCTGGTCCGCATCAGGGGTTATTTCCAGATTTATTTTTATATTGTGCGTTATGGCCTTTTCCTTGAGCATGGTTAGCGAAGCTTCTAACACCTGTTTCAAAGGAAATCGGCTGGATTCAAGCTCCATCTTCCCCGCCTCTACCTTCGACAGGTCCAGGATATCGTTGATCAGTTTCAGGAGGTGCCGGCCGCTGCTATAGATATTTTTCAAGTAAGTAATTTGTTTTTCGTTTTGTTTTCCAAACAACTGGTCCAGCAGGACTTCAGTGAAACCGATAATGGAATTTAAAGGGGTCCATAGTTCATGAGACATATTGGCCAAAAAATCCGACTTGGCCCGGTTAGCCGATTTCGCTTGGACCATCGCTTCCTCGGCCTCATTTTTTTTAAATTCAAGGTCCCCTTCCCTTTGTTTTAAGCTTCTGAAAAGAAGGCTGTAAGGTTTGGTCAGGCCGGTTTCGATGATGGCCTTATATAAAAAATAAGAGGAAAGCAATTTTAACAGATGCCCCATTATATTAGAAAAGTCATAAACGCCGATGTAAAAAGTGAACATCAACTCTGCTCCGACACTCAGCAACAAAGAAGCAATTAAATAGTGTATTATCAGAAGATCGAAATCGGCCTTTTTTTGCAGTAACAAAATTATGGAAAGCAATAAGATCGTTGAGATAATATATTCGCTGATTATTTTAAAAGGGGTTAATCCAATCCCGTCAACATAACAGACCGGAAAGATACCCCAGTAAAAAATAGATATCAGGAACAATCCGGTAACGGTACCGTAACTACTCAAAACGAATAAAGGCTTGAGTTTTTTGCCCAGGAAATAAGGAGCGATCAGGAAGGAAAAACCTTGTAAATATCTGGCGGCAATCCAAAGGGCTGTCGCCAAATTTGGACCGTATCCCGTGAAAATATTCATGCCTTTATAAGCCAGGGTATGAAAAAGATCCAGTCCCCCAATAAAGAGATAGGCCAAACCTAAAAACATCAGATAATTATTGTCCAATAATCGGCGGGTATTCCAGGTGATCAGAAAAATCCCGAAACCGATTAAGATGCTGAATATTTCCACCAGGGTATGAAACAGGAGGAAGCTGTAGAGACTGGTCAGATAGGTACAAAATAAAATGACTGATCCTGTTATAATCCTCAGACCGGTATTTTTCATGGCTTCCATTCGTAATTTAAATTAGGACGCAGATTTTCGCCGATACCCGCAGATAACTATTCTTGATGGATTCGTAAAAAGCCCGTGAGATCCCAATTTCTTCAGCCCTCCCGACGCAGGGTCTAAGAAGTTGCTGGCCGGCGCGGCGGTTGCAGGATTTGGGAGTCGGCATTAAAATCACCATCCTCCGGATTGGCCTTGTCTGCAACGGCTGATTTGAGAATGGCCAGGTTCTGAGGTTCTGAGACAATCAGATCAAATTCAAAGGTCTTTAAAAGCTGCATAGCCTGGGGAATGGTAATCTGAGAGATAATCTTGCCTGGATCCCGGAGAATCCAATAAAAGGCCTGGTAGTCTTTATCTATATGCAGAATCATGATCGGATGATCCATGGTTATCTATCCATGGCTCCTTTTAACAGGCATCCCATTATTAATAATCGGACATTGTTGGCAGCGCAATAACCCTTGATAAACGAAATAATTAAAAAGGTCTTCGGGTCTGGGGTTTTCAAATCTTTTCTTTTGGGCTGATTTTATCCGTTTAAGGCAGGCCCTTTTCGTTATTTTTAAATTCCCGGGTTGTAAAGGACAATCGATCAGTTTATCCCTGTTTGTCGAGTAATACTCCTTAATCAATTTTTCCAGACTGGCCATAGAATTTCCCTCTTCTTAATTATTAAATGCGCCCTTCTCCATCCCAGGTGAAAAAGGGGAATTTGTAAATCTTTAAATAGATTTAATTTAGCAAATCTTATGCCAGGGACCCTCAAATATAAATATTCAATTATTTAAGCAAGATACATTGAACAGGCGTTAAAATCAAACCTTCAGAATGCACAAAAAGCAAGTCATGTTGCACAATTTTTATTTTCGGGAATGTTTTTAATGGGGGTATTAAACTCATGCCCCTTGTGGGATGGCATGGAACATGGAAATTTAAATGTAGGAGGCGACAGGCAATAGGCTATAGGCAATGGGCCAGGAGGTATGAGGGGGGTGCCACGAATCATGTAAATGTTTTAAGGCGATGGGCTATGGGCAATAGGCGAAAGGCAAGGTACAAGGTTTTCCCCTTGCAACTTGAAACTTGCATCTTGCAACTCTATTCTTTAACTGACCCCCGACCCCTGAATACTATTTTCGAACTAAGCACTCATGCAGGCCTCAAGCCAGCACCACAAAAGATGAAAATAGGTTTTTCCGAACCTTGAACCTTGAACCCTGAACCGTATTTTCCTATTAAGCGCTCATGCCCGGGTCGGGCACTACGAAGAATGAAAATGTCTTTCGCCGACCCCCGATCCCTGACCCCCGATCCCTGAACGTTATTTTCGTACTAAAGACTTCCGGTGGTTTGGGAAATAAAAGAACCGTCCCAGACGCTCTGTCCATAGGATTCCTCAATGGTCTTAATCAAACAGGTCAGTACCCGGTTAATCGGAACCGGGATATGGTAAATCGCCCCCTCCTTCATAATCACACCGTTAATAAAATCGATTTCGGTCCTCTTTTGCTTTAAGACATCCTGGAGCATGGAGGAAACATTGGAACCGGTCAACCGGCAAACCTTTTTAACTTGTTCCAGGGGATCGGCATAGATGAATTCTATTCCCTTCTGCTTTCCGACCAAGAGTCCCTCCTGAACGGCCTCTTCCAGGATTATCCGGGTCCCAGGGAAATCAAGAAGTTTTCCATTCGGCAACCGGGTCAGGGCGGTCAGGGCGTTGATACCGACATTGATCAACAGTTTGCTCCAGATAAGGTTTTGAACCTTGGGCACCGACTTGGTCTTAAATCCGGCCTGGGTAAGCATCTCCTGGATCATTTTTAATAGAGAGTCGGAATCCGGTCCTCTATCCATTTCCGGGAAACCATAACCGATAAAGGTATCTCCCTGCCCGGCATGACGCACCTGACCCGGTCCTAGATCAGTGGCCCCGTGAGAAGTAATGCCGGCCAGAATTTTTTCTTTTGGGAGATATTCTCCAAGGTGTTCTACGTTGCCCACACCATTCTGGAGAGTTAAGAAATAAGGCCCTGGATCGATGTCCTTTAGGGTCCGGGCCACGGTTCGCGTATCATAAGCCTTGACGCAGTTAATGATCAATTCCACCTGCGATAGTTCCAAAGGATTCAAAGTAACCGGAACCTTGACTTGAAAGGCTCCCCGGATACCTTCTACGCTTAGACCTTGCAGATTAATGACTTCGGCCCGTTCTTTTTCATGATCCAGAAGCAAAACCTCATTTCCGGCCCGGACCATATTCCCGGCCAGGAGGCAACCCATGGCCCCAGGGCCGACGATCCCGATTTTCATTGGCTTTCTCCTTATTTTTTTTGACCTTTCTTCTTATCCTTTAGCCCCCTTAATTCCTGGCCATCCATGACAAAGGAATGCTCCGGGCCGGGAAATGTACCGGTTTCCACCTCCTGTTTATAGGTTGCCAGTGCTTCTTTAATCATCGGGAAAAACTGAACATATTGTTTGACAAATTTAGGCAGGAACTTCTCAAATAATCCCAACAGGTCATTGGTAACCAGGACCTGCCCGTCGCATTCCGGACCTGCACCGATGCCGATAGTGGGTATTCTTAAAGACTGTGAAATCAAACCGGCCAACTTGTCCGGGATGCATTCCATAACCACTGAAAAAGCCCCGGCTTCTTCGATGGCCAGGGCCGAATCCAACAGTTTACGAGCCGAAGCCAGGTCTTTTCCCTGGACCCGGAAGCCCCCTAATTTACCGGCGGTTTGCGGAGTCAACCCGATGTGGGCCACTACCGGGATCCCGGCCTCTACAATAGCCTTGATTGTTTCCGCTACCTCCCCCCCCCCTTCCAATTTAACCGCATCGCAACCGGACTCTTTCATAAACCGGCCGGCGTTCCGGATGGCTTCTTCCCGGGAGATATTATAAGACATAAAGGGCATATCCCCCACCAGAAAGGCAAAGCGCATTCCTCTACGCACCGCCTTGCAGTGATGGATCATCTCCTCCATGGTCACCGGAACCGTGGAATCATAGCCTAAAACCACCATGCCTACCGAATCGCCGACTAAGATCATATCTATCCCGGCCTGATCAATAAAAGAGGCCATAGCGCAATCGTAGGCGGTCAACATGGTTATTTTTTTGCCTTCCTTTTTCTTGGCCTGTAAATCTTGAATCGTAACCTTTTTTCGTTCCATGCCCCCTCCTTGATTCGGTAAAAATGTTCAATGTTCGGAAAATTGGGTTTTTATATTGAAAAATGACTGAAGGCTAAGCCCATACTACGCTCCCCCCAAAAAAAAGACCCCTGGACAGTGTTCAGGGGTCTTTTTTCTTTATCTCCCCGTCCCAGTCCATCTTATGGATCCAAGCGGTTTAAGAACCTTAATACTTACGTTCGGGAAAAGCGAACGTTCTTTAAATCGTTATTTTCCTGCCGCCAGTTTGGCGGCTTTAACCGTATTCTTCATCAGCATGGTAATGGTCATAGGCCCTACCCCACCCGGTACGGGAGTAATCAATCCGGCCTTTTCCTTGACCGTTTCAAAATCCACATCTCCAGCCAGGATGGCCTTGCCCGATTCGCTCATACCGATCCGGTTAACGCCTACGTCAATCACCGCGGCTCCTTCTTTGACCCAGTCGGCTTTAACATATTTGGCTACCCCGGCTGCTACGACCAGGATATCGGCCCGGCGGCAGTGTTCGATCACCTTTTCCGGAGGCGTACCGGTATGGACGATAGTCACCGTGGAATTGGCCCCCTCTTTCTTTTGAAGCATGATGTTGGCAATGGGTTTTCCAACGATATTGGAACGACCGACTACTACCAGTTCGGCCCCTTTGGTCTTGACGCCGGCGCGAACCAGGAGTTCCTGGATACCGGCAGGGGTACAGGGGAGGTAATCGGCTTCGCCGATCATCAATTTGCCGACATTGACCGGATGAAACCCGTCCACGTCTTTTTTAGGATCAATGGCATAGAGTACATTCGTTTCATTAACATGTTTTGGGAGGGGTAATTGGACCAGGATTCCATGAATTTTTGGGTCTTTATTATATTGGTCGATCAAGGCCAAAAGGGCTTCTTCGCTGATATCGGCAGGTTGATTGTCCTGAATGGAAAAAAAACCTAATTCTTTTGAGGTCTTTTGTTTGGCCGTTACATAGCTGACCGAGGCCGGGTTTTCCCCTACCAGGATGGTCACTAAACCGGGAACAACCCCTTTCTGTGCCTTAAGTTGTTCCACCTCCTGTTTCAATTCTTCTCGAATTTGTTTGGCTACTTCTGCACCGCTGATTATTTTCGCCGCCATGAATTTCTCCTTTCCAACAGATAAACTGATTTTATTATAAACAAAGGATACAATTTCCTTCAATTTATTATCAAATTTCAAGGGCCCGAGTCAATAAAAATAAAATTTACTCCCCTGAGCAAATATGCTAATTAATAAAGTATGAAAACCATCTTAATAAAATGGCTGATCAACGCCCTGGCCCTTTATATCACCACCTATCTGGTCAGGGGAATAGCGGTTTCCGGTTCCTGGTCTTTGCTGGTGGCGGCGGCCTTGTTGGGGATCCTGAATGCCGTTATCCGCCCCATCCTGATTATATTGACTCTCCCGATTAATATCCTGACCCTGGGATTGTTCACTTTGATCATTAACGGAATGATGCTTTATACGGTATCCCTTCTGATTAAAGGCTTTATTATTGAAGGCTTTTGGCCGGCGGTCATCGGTGCTTTGATAATCAGTCTGGTCAGTTGGATTATTAACTGGTTGATTCATTAATGCCATCCATGAATCCGGATGTCTGAAAGATAAGGGATAAGAAACGATGCGGATCGAAGGCGCTCATGACCCTTCGGAGCCAGTGCAAAAAACTTGTAAATCCTGTTTAATCCTGTCATGGAACGAGACGACCAATGGCCCAGATAGACGCCTTTTTTAAATTAATGCATGAGCAAGGGGCTTCTGACCTTCATCTGTCTTCAGGCTCCCAGCCCATCCTCCGGATACGAGGAGAGCTGGAACGGGTAAAATATAAAATCCTGGAGAATGACGAACTGAAGGCCCTGCTTTATGAAATAACCCCGGAAGAAAAAATAAAACTGTTTGAAGAAACCGGAGATCTGGATTTCGCCTATGAAATCCCCGGACTGGCCCGCTATCGGGGCAACTTTTTCCGTCAACTTTACGGGGTGGGCGCGGTCTTCCGGGAGATCCCCAGTCAAATATTGACCGTGGAGGACCTCGGGCTCCCGATGGTCATTAAACGACTGGCTTCTTTGCCCAAAGGATTGGTTTTGGTGACCGGTCCAACCGGGAGCGGCAAATCGACCACCTTGGCAGCCATTATCGACCAGGCCAACCGTTCCCGGAAAGATCATATTTTGACCATAGAAGATCCGATCGAATTCGTGCATCAAAATATCAATTGCACGGTAAATCACCGGGAAATCGGGAGACATACCCGCTCTTTTGCCACGGCCTTGAGGGGGGCCTTGCGGGAAGACCCGGACATCATCCTGGTGGGGGAAATGAGAGACCTCGAAACGGTTTCCCTGGCCATAGAAGCCGCCGAAACAGGCCATCTGGTTTTTGCGACCTTGCATACGATCAGTGCCTCCAAGACAGTGGATCGCATCATAGAGGTTTTTCCAGCCGATCAACAGGCCCAGATTCGGGCTACTCTGGCTGATGCCCTGCGTGCCGTTATCTCCCAAACCCTCTTTAGGCGCATTGACCGGAAAGGCCGGGTAGCCGCCATGGAAATCCTGATCGCCACCCATGCCGTACGCAATTTGGTCCGGGAGGGAAAAACCTATCAAATTCCTTCGGTCATCCAGACCGGCAAAAAATTCGGCATGCAATCGCTGGATGATGCCATAATGGAGTACTTAAAAAAAAGATGGATTTCCGGGGAAGAAGCCTATAATAAGTGTGTCGATAAAGAAAAATTTAAACCCTATTTGGGAGAAATGGTAACAGACTTTACGGAAATATAGCCAGGAGATGAAAGATCAAAGGAACGACAACTACTTCGTTACAATTAGAGAAGAATTAAAAATATGCGACAGGCAGAACTGGACAGCCTCATAGCAAAAATAGTCGATACCTACCCACAAATTTCGGACATCAATATGACCGTTGGTTGTCCGTTACAGGTGGAAATCTATGGCAACCTGGTACCGGTTCAATTAAATTTATCGACCAAAGTATTGACCCCCTTTCAAACCGAGGTCATTGCCCTGAATCTGTTACAGTCGGACCGCCGGAAAATAGATACCCTGGTCCGAGAAGGTTCTTGTGACTTTTCCTATACCATCCAGGAAAAGGCCCGCTTTCGGGTAAACATCTTTTCCCAAAGAAACAGTTACAGTATCGTTATGCGCAAACTTCCGGTCGACGTGCCGACCATCAGCCAACTGGGTCTGCCCTTGGTTTTTAAAAAATTGGCCCAGGAAAAAAACGGGATTATTTTTTTTACCGGGGCCACCGGAACAGGCAAAACCACCTCCCTGGCCTCTATTATCGATGAAATCAATGAAAATTTCCCGGTTCATGTAATCACCCTGGAAGACCCTGTGGAACTGGTCCATACCCACAAAAAGGCCACTGTTAACCAGCGGGAATTAGGCACCGATTTCGATTCTTTTGCCCATGGGCTCAGGGCTGCCTTGCGGCAGGCACCGAAAGTCATCCTGGTGGGGGAAATCCGCGACCGGGAGACCATGGAAATCGCCTTGACAGCCGCTGAAACCGGCCACCTGGTCTTCAGCACCCTCCATACGGTTGATGCCACCCAAACCCTAAACCGGATTCTGGGCTTTTTTAATCAGGAAGAAGAAAGGCAGATCCGGGCCCGCACGGCCGGGGCCCTGCGTTGGATTGTCAGTCAAAGACTCTTGCCCCGGAGCGATCAGGGCCGGGTAGCTGTTTTTGAAATTATGACCAACAACCTTCGGATTCAAGATCTTATCGTTCATGGAGAAACCGAGGACAAGACCTTCTATGAGGTCATTGAGACCAGTCGGCCCTTCGGATGTCAGACCTTCGATCAGGATATTATTTCAAAATTTCATCAAGAGCTTATTGCCGAAGAAACGGCCATGCTCTTTGCCTCCAAACGGGCGGTCGTTCAGCGGGGTCTGGATCAGATAAAGAGCCGTCGGGGAGAAAAAACCACCGACATCGAAGGTCTTGGGTTGGATCAGGAATATCGGAAATGAAGACCGGCATAAACCAACTGTGGACCAATAGCGACGAGTTTCCTTTGGCGGAGTTGACGGTTGAGGTTGCCGTTCAAACCCTCTGGGTTGAACCGGTGGTCAAAGCCCTTCAGGCCGCCGGGGGATCCCCTTTAATTGCAGGCCAAATAGATGAGGTCCTTTCTATCCTCCGGTTTGGTCAACCGACCCTTTTAATCCTTTCCGAAGGTTTTATGGACAACGACAGCGGACAAAATCAATTATTGGAATATATCCAAAGAATGCCCGCCGTCCCGAGAAGAGAACTGTTTGTGGTTTGGATCGGCAAAAATATCAAATCCGGAGACAGGCTTTCCGCCTTTTCCCATAGCGTGAATTTAGTGCTCGAACCGGAAAAACTGACCGATATTATCGACCGTATAAAAAAATCCTGGATCCTGTGGAAGGAGATGTATCAGGTGTTTGTACAAACCCGGCTCCAAATCAACGGGTTTTAGAATAACACCCCCTGATATTGACATCATGAGAGCAATTCAACCCGTTAAAACCCAAACGCACCAGAGGCAAGTCCGTTTGCAAAATTGTCTCCAAACTATTTTAGAAGTCCATGAATTTATGGGAGGACAGGCTATCCAGTTGGATATCATTCATCAATTGGAAAACTTGAGAGACTTGATAACCCATTTTCAACCTGAGCTTTTAAGTGAACGGGACCTTGAAAAAATCGAAGAATCTACCAATCATCTCCTTCAGGAACTGGGCAAAATTTTCCAGATAAAAAAATTAGGCATGATCCATTCCGGGTATTACCACTAAACGATTGCGGATTTCAGATTGCGGATTGTTATCGGGTAGTGCATAAACACCCACACCGTAACATTTTAGATTTTTGAAAAATTATTAGACAGGATTAACGGGATTTACATGTTTTGCTCAGGTTCCATAGGATACTGAGCAACTTCCATCCTCCGTCGGAGGAAGAAAGATTTCTGTCCGCAGGATGATTTAGTTAAACTGATACCCCACTTCACTTGGTCCGGTATCATGCAGCGCCGAAGGTCTCTAATGGTCCGCCTTGGGCACAGGGATTTTATAAAATTCAACTCCTTCCTCTGTTAAGGTTTTTTCTTCTTCGGCTGTCGAGGTCCCCCGGATATTTCGATTTTCAGCCACCCCATAATGTATTTTTAAGGCCTCTTTGGTAAATTCAGTCCCTACCTCTTCAAAATTTTCTTCAATATATTTATAAAATTGTTGTAATTTCTTAAAAGGATCAGGCGTTTCTTCCACCTCCTGGGGAAATCGGGGATGGCGTTTTATGGCCACAGGTGAAAGGGCTTGGCTGATTTGATTATCCTCACAAACCGGGCAATGGATTTCCCCCGCAGACTTTTGCCTTAAAAAATTCTCGGTACTGGCAAACCAGCCTTCAAAATGATGCGCATTGGCGCATTTTAACTCTAAAACCATCATATTAAATTTTTCCTTGTATCATTAAGTCCCTCAGCACCTGACGGATATTCAACCCTTTTTCTTTCAAGGCCTGATGGCCGTAGTTCATATTAGCCTCCAGAACCATCCATCCCTTCTCGGGAGTATGGCATAAATCCAATCCTACGTCATCAAAATTGCACCTTTGTGTAACCTGCAGGGCAAACTCCAGAGCCTCGTCGGGTATATCACTAAACCCGAGTAAGGCCCCTTGGGCCAAATTATTCCGGAATTCCCCTTCGCGGGCAATTTTCCAATAGGACAGGACCATCTGGTGACCAATGAGTATCACTCGGAGATCCCGGTCCAGAGGGAGATATTCTTGGATATAGGCCACCGGGGAGCGGCGAAGATAACGGTTCAACCCTTCCTCATCACGAATCAAGAATACCCCCCGACCCATAGAAGAGCCCCTGGGAATTTTTGCAATGAATGGAAAGGGGAATTCTTTTTTGATCCTGCTCTTCTGTTGACCGAAATATATTCGGGTTCGGGGATGGGGAATCCTTAAAAATTGAAATAGGGCTGTTTGTTTGATCTTATCTCCTGAGTAAACGTACGTTTCCCGGCTGGGGAATATTTTTTTCCCCAGGGTAATAAAAAGATCGATATAGAGTGGCGTGGGGTAGTAGATCTTTTCAGCCGTCCTTATCCGCTGTTTCTCTTCCTCACTGTAATCGGAGAAATTCGGCCAGGCCTTAATGATCGTTACATCCGGACATTCTTTAAAACGATGACTGAAAGTAATGGAAGGACCGTTAGTCATAACAAATTTAAACTCCTATACCAGTAACCGGAAATCCGGGATCGCCTTAACGAATTATCGATTTGGGGGGATAATAACCGGCCTTAACGGTGGCATTTGGCCCGACGATGCATTTCGGTCCCAACAGGGTCCCGGGATTGGTAACGGAATTGCATCCGGTTTCCGTTCCGTCCCCCATAATGACCCCGAATTTTCTGAGTCCGGTATCGACCATTTTGTCAGCGCCTTTTACCTTGATGGTATTTTTGACCATTTTAAGATTGGCCAGCTTGGTTCCCGCTCCCAGATTGCAATGGTTGCCTAAAATACTGTCGCCGATATAGGCGAAATGACCGGCCTTGGCATCGTTCAGCATAACCGAATTTTTCATTTCGGTCACATGGCCCACGACACAGCGATCCCCCACCAGACACCCCCCACGCATATAAGCCCCTTGGCGCACCTCGGTTTGCCGTCCGATAAAGGCCGGACCTTGAATATAGGCCCCGGTTTCCACCACCGACCCCGGACCGATATGAATATCTCTTCCTACCAGGGTGACTCCTCCGAAAAGGATGATAGCGCCCTCCAGCTCCTGATTATCACAAATCACTTTACATTCCCCTTTGGTGGCATCGCCGGGAATCAGCGAGAACCCCTTTTCAAAAACCTGACCCTGCCATAAAACAACCATCCTGGTCAAAAACGGCCCATCGGAAAGTATCCCACCCAGATTGGATTCTATCTTGGACCGCAAATAGGGTTTTATCTTTGGTAAGACGTTCCAGACCTGTTCGACACCATCGAAAAGTTCCTGGTGTTCCCAATCTGTTAAATCAAAAAATTTTTGAGGACTGAACATCCCGAATATCTCCTCACCCACAGGCTTCTTAAATTGGGACGCGGATTTTCGCCGATACCCGCAGATAACTATTCTTTATATTCAAAATCTTGGCAATCTGCGTCGACCTGCGTCTAAAAAGGAATTTCCTATACTATCAATCTACCACAGATACCGGACCGGAATTCCCCGTTCTTGCAAATAATCCTTAATTTGCCGGATGGTAAATGTCCCATAATGGGTCATGGAAGCAATCAGCGCGGCATCCGCTTTCCCTTGGCTAAGGACCTGAAAAAGATGATCCGGAAGACCGGCCCCACCGGAGGCAATGACCGGTATGGAAACGGCCTCGGAAATCATTGGCGTCAGCCCCATTTCGTATCCTGTCTGAGTTCCATCGGCATCAATGGAATTCAAACAAATTTCACCGGCCCCCAGACGCTCGGCTTCTCTGGCCCACCACAGGGCATCAATCCCGGTAAAGGTCCGGCCTCCATGGATAACCATTTCATATCCGGATGGAATAGCCTGGGAAAGAGGAACTTTCTTTACATCCATGCCCAAAACGATGCATTGCCCACCGAAGGATAAAGCCCCTTCTTGAATCAACGAAGGGTTTTTTATGGCCGCGGAATTGATGCTGACCTTTTCCGCCCCGGCCAACAAAACCTGCCGCATATCTTCCAGACTGGCAATTCCTCCTCCAACCGAAAAGGGGATAAAGATTTCTTCAGCCACTTTTTGAACCACCTCAATCATGATGGCCCTTTTCTCCGCCGAGGCGGTTATATCGTAAAAAACCAGTTCATCCGCCCCTTCTTCATAATAAAAACGGGCCATATCGACAGGGTCCCCGATATCGATATTATTTTTGAAACGAATACCTTTGGTGGTTTTCCCGTCCCGTACATCCAGACAGGGAATAATTCTTTTAGTCAGCATCACGCCCCTCCCATTCTGAAAAGGCCTTTAACAGGGCCAGCCCCGGAGGCCCGCTCTTTTCAGGGTGGAATTGGAGGGCTACCAGATTCCTGTAGGCCAGGGCCGAAGGGAAAAGAAAACCATAATCGGTCCGGCCCAGAATATGGCTTTCTTCCCGGGGAACCGGATAATAGGAATGGACAAAATAAAAGTTACTCTGGGGTGGGATGGTTCGAATAAGAGGGTGTTGACGAACCCATTCCACCCGATTCCAGCCCATGTGGGGAATTTTTAAAATCCTTCCCTTCTCATCCCGGTGCGGATTGGGAAACCGAACCACTTCTCCGGGAAGGATACCGAGACAGGAGGTTTGATTTTCCTGACTGAAATCCAGGATGACCTGGGTACCCAGACAAATTCCCAGGATAGGGCGTCCGGATTTAAAATAGGCCCTGACGGCTTCATCCAGGCCATCCCCCCGCAGGGCTTTCATGGCCTCGCCGGCGGCACCGACCCCGGGGAAGATAACCCGATCCGCTTCCAGAATTAATTCCGGATC
It includes:
- a CDS encoding PilT/PilU family type 4a pilus ATPase translates to MRQAELDSLIAKIVDTYPQISDINMTVGCPLQVEIYGNLVPVQLNLSTKVLTPFQTEVIALNLLQSDRRKIDTLVREGSCDFSYTIQEKARFRVNIFSQRNSYSIVMRKLPVDVPTISQLGLPLVFKKLAQEKNGIIFFTGATGTGKTTSLASIIDEINENFPVHVITLEDPVELVHTHKKATVNQRELGTDFDSFAHGLRAALRQAPKVILVGEIRDRETMEIALTAAETGHLVFSTLHTVDATQTLNRILGFFNQEEERQIRARTAGALRWIVSQRLLPRSDQGRVAVFEIMTNNLRIQDLIVHGETEDKTFYEVIETSRPFGCQTFDQDIISKFHQELIAEETAMLFASKRAVVQRGLDQIKSRRGEKTTDIEGLGLDQEYRK
- a CDS encoding DUF1178 family protein, yielding MMVLELKCANAHHFEGWFASTENFLRQKSAGEIHCPVCEDNQISQALSPVAIKRHPRFPQEVEETPDPFKKLQQFYKYIEENFEEVGTEFTKEALKIHYGVAENRNIRGTSTAEEEKTLTEEGVEFYKIPVPKADH
- the hisF gene encoding imidazole glycerol phosphate synthase subunit HisF: MLTKRIIPCLDVRDGKTTKGIRFKNNIDIGDPVDMARFYYEEGADELVFYDITASAEKRAIMIEVVQKVAEEIFIPFSVGGGIASLEDMRQVLLAGAEKVSINSAAIKNPSLIQEGALSFGGQCIVLGMDVKKVPLSQAIPSGYEMVIHGGRTFTGIDALWWAREAERLGAGEICLNSIDADGTQTGYEMGLTPMISEAVSIPVIASGGAGLPDHLFQVLSQGKADAALIASMTHYGTFTIRQIKDYLQERGIPVRYLW
- a CDS encoding type IV pilus twitching motility protein PilT produces the protein MAQIDAFFKLMHEQGASDLHLSSGSQPILRIRGELERVKYKILENDELKALLYEITPEEKIKLFEETGDLDFAYEIPGLARYRGNFFRQLYGVGAVFREIPSQILTVEDLGLPMVIKRLASLPKGLVLVTGPTGSGKSTTLAAIIDQANRSRKDHILTIEDPIEFVHQNINCTVNHREIGRHTRSFATALRGALREDPDIILVGEMRDLETVSLAIEAAETGHLVFATLHTISASKTVDRIIEVFPADQQAQIRATLADALRAVISQTLFRRIDRKGRVAAMEILIATHAVRNLVREGKTYQIPSVIQTGKKFGMQSLDDAIMEYLKKRWISGEEAYNKCVDKEKFKPYLGEMVTDFTEI
- the hisH gene encoding imidazole glycerol phosphate synthase subunit HisH, yielding MISIIDYKAGNLTSVERALKMLSIPCRITHDPELILEADRVIFPGVGAAGEAMKALRGDGLDEAVRAYFKSGRPILGICLGTQVILDFSQENQTSCLGILPGEVVRFPNPHRDEKGRILKIPHMGWNRVEWVRQHPLIRTIPPQSNFYFVHSYYPVPREESHILGRTDYGFLFPSALAYRNLVALQFHPEKSGPPGLALLKAFSEWEGRDAD
- a CDS encoding glucose-1-phosphate thymidylyltransferase, whose product is MFSPQKFFDLTDWEHQELFDGVEQVWNVLPKIKPYLRSKIESNLGGILSDGPFLTRMVVLWQGQVFEKGFSLIPGDATKGECKVICDNQELEGAIILFGGVTLVGRDIHIGPGSVVETGAYIQGPAFIGRQTEVRQGAYMRGGCLVGDRCVVGHVTEMKNSVMLNDAKAGHFAYIGDSILGNHCNLGAGTKLANLKMVKNTIKVKGADKMVDTGLRKFGVIMGDGTETGCNSVTNPGTLLGPKCIVGPNATVKAGYYPPKSIIR
- a CDS encoding RimK family alpha-L-glutamate ligase; this translates as MTNGPSITFSHRFKECPDVTIIKAWPNFSDYSEEEKQRIRTAEKIYYPTPLYIDLFITLGKKIFPSRETYVYSGDKIKQTALFQFLRIPHPRTRIYFGQQKSRIKKEFPFPFIAKIPRGSSMGRGVFLIRDEEGLNRYLRRSPVAYIQEYLPLDRDLRVILIGHQMVLSYWKIAREGEFRNNLAQGALLGFSDIPDEALEFALQVTQRCNFDDVGLDLCHTPEKGWMVLEANMNYGHQALKEKGLNIRQVLRDLMIQGKI